One genomic segment of Gossypium arboreum isolate Shixiya-1 chromosome 3, ASM2569848v2, whole genome shotgun sequence includes these proteins:
- the LOC108474487 gene encoding heat stress transcription factor A-5-like, with protein MDPTAPSASVVGGGGGGGGGGGPAPFLIKTYDMVDDSSTDDIVSWSSNKKSFVVWNPPDFARLLLPTYFKHNNFSSFIRQLNTYGFRKIDPERWEFANEDFVKDQRHLLKTIHRRKPIHSHSNPQGSLIDHERAGYEEEIEKLSREKAALEADVLRSEQERSSLKHQVEELTQQADQMERRQETLFNFLEKALQDPAFAEHLFRRIESMDDVAAYNKKRRLPQIDQTKPVGDHSILDNKSCSTPEFGNVVHLDFSNKLRLELSSAVSEINLVSQSTQSSNEGEESPQRRVSQGEPKDDNIRPQGLLFTPETLDISDTGTSFTFNMDSSFSQRVSMNESPALHSLQQRLSSSEEPDSHISCQLNLTLASSSLQVNKSPSLTRMSQPSWEIGKVSESRSNANSKDSDSRPFHSRRNMIDGETTLSSSKDGPNTNQEPTAAPVRVNDVFWEQFLTERPGSSDNEEASSNYRANPYEDQDDKRSGHGLARNTKNIEQLSL; from the exons ATGGACCCAACTGCACCCTCCGCGTCGGTCGTCGGCGGCGGCGGTGGTGGCGGCGGCGGAGGAGGGCCGGCACCTTTCCTTATAAAAACATACGACATGGTAGACGACTCATCGACCGACGACATCGTTTCATGGAGTTCTAACAAAAAGAGCTTTGTGGTTTGGAACCCTCCTGATTTTGCTCGCCTTTTGCTTCCCACTTATTTCAAGCAcaataatttctccagcttcatCAGGCAGCTTAATACCTAT GGGTTCCGGAAAATTGATCCCGAACGATGGGAATTTGCCAATGAAGATTTTGTGAAAGATCAAAGGCATCTTCTTAAGACTATTCATCGAAGAAAACCTATTCACAGCCATAGTAATCCACAGGGTTCTTTGATAGATCATGAAAGAGCTGGATACGAAGAAGAAATTGAAAAGCTTTCACGTGAGAAAGCTGCACTTGAGGCTGATGTTTTGAGGTCTGAACAAGAGCGGTCATCTTTGAAGCATCAGGTGGAAGAGCTGACACAACAAGCTGATCAAATGGAGCGTAGGCAAGAGACTTTGTTTAACTTCTTAGAAAAGGCTTTACAAGACCCTGCTTTCGCCGAACATCTTTTTCGTAGAATTGAATCTATGGATGATGTTGCTGCATATAATAAGAAAAGGAGACTGCCTCAAATTGATCAAACCAAGCCAGTTGGTGACCATAGTATTTTGGACAACAAAAGTTGTTCTACACCCGAGTTTGGAAATGTTGTCCACCTCGATTTCTCGAACAAGCTTAGACTAGAATTGTCATCAGCTGTTTCGGAGATTAACTTGGTTTCTCAAAGCACGCAAAGTTCTAATGAAGGTGAAGAAAGTCCACAGAGAAGGGTTTCTCAAGGAGAACCAAAAGATGATAATATCAGACCGCAGGGGCTTTTATTCACACCCGAAACATTAGACATTTCAGATACAGGCACATCTTTTACATTCAACATGGATTCATCTTTCTCTCAAAGAGTATCAATGAACGAAAGCCCGGCACTGCATTCACTGCAACAGAGATTAAGTTCCAGTGAAGAACCTGATAGTCATATTTCCTGTCAATTAAATCTAACTCTGGCATCTTCTTCATTGCAAGTCAATAAAAGTCCGAGCTTAACTAGGATGTCCCAACCAAGCTGGGAAATCGGAAAAGTCTCCGAGTCAAGGTCTAATGCCAACAGTAAAGACTCTGATTCTAGACCTTTCCATAGCAGAAGAAACATGATTGATGGGGAAACAACATTATCGTCATCGAAAGATGGCCCTAACACAAATCAAGAGCCTACCGCTGCTCCGGTTAGAGTAAACGATGTATTCTGGGAACAGTTCCTCACTGAGAGACCAGGTTCCTCTGACAATGAAGAGGCCAGTTCCAATTATCGAGCAAATCCATACGAAGATCAAGATGACAAAAGGTCAGGCCATGGACTAGCAAGGAATACCAAGAACATTGAGCAGCTTAGTCTTTAG